A single window of Vigna unguiculata cultivar IT97K-499-35 chromosome 1, ASM411807v1, whole genome shotgun sequence DNA harbors:
- the LOC114189166 gene encoding uncharacterized protein LOC114189166 yields MADHKWEVGTYFLDKEHFRDVVRTYAIHSGRNIRFVKNDKRRIRVRCVGAQGNCPWLAYCALLTSHHNWQLRKVVDVHTCSREFTIDIINSKWLSGTLETDLRENPSIKINEIRNKAVRKWNTRVSWSMARRARAMAADQVQGSFKEQFRRIYDYANELLKSNPGSTIKLKVEDVEGQATFNRFYTCLKACKDSFVSCRPIIGLDGCSLKGRYGGELLTAVGRDGNDQMLPLCYALVEVENKETWTWFMELLIEDLGGPEVCQSITFMSDQQKGLMLAIQEMLPGAEQRFCMRHLYAIFRKKFGGKKLKNLMWRAAVSTYPQAWEREMKNIKEANLEAYKYLIAIPPRFWSRSRFTSQAICDTLVNNMSEAFNSVIIDARTKPIVSMLEDIRIYLMKRWAKNRKKVKAFKVGQEKRFLKSSTFHLLERSTKSTLTHQCTCRKWMLSGIPCCHALAAMRFLNLNAEEFIPHWFRICTYEETYHSIIYPVNGQLLWERTSYNDVQPPLKRRLPGRPKKKRRLE; encoded by the exons ATGGCAGACCACAAGTGGGAAGTGGGAACATATTTCCTTGACAAGGAACACTTCAGAGATGTTGTTAGGACGTATGCAATTCATAGTGGAAGAAATATAAGATTTGTTAAGAATGATAAGCGTAGAATTAGGGTGAGATGTGTGGGGGCCCAAGGAAATTGCCCCTGGTTAGCTTATTGTGCTTTGTTGACTTCCCATCATAACTGGCAATTAAGGAAAGTTGTTGATGTTCACACTTGCAGTAGGGAATTTACCATTGATATAATCAATTCTAAGTGGTTGAGTGGGACTTTGGAGACAGACCTGAGagaaaatccaagtataaaaatcaatgaaataCGTAACAAGGCTGTAAGAAAATGGAATACTAGAGTGTCTTGGTCTATGGCTCGCAGGGCAAGAGCAATGGCAGCAGACCAAGTCCAAGGTTCATTTAAAGAACAGTTTAGGAGAATTTATGACTATGCAAATGAGTTGCTGAAATCCAATCCTGGGTCTACAATCAAACTGAAAGTGGAAGACGTGGAGGGACAAGCCACATTCAATAGATTCTACACTTGTTTAAAAGCGTGTAAAGATAGTTTTGTGTCGTGTAGACCAATAATTGGGTTGGATGGTTGTTCTTTGAAAGGACGATATGGGGGTGAATTATTAACGGCTGTTGGTCGAGATGGTAATGACCAGATGCTGCCACTATGCTATGCGCTTGTTgaagtagaaaataaagaaacatggaCTTGGTTTATGGAGTTATTGATTGAAGACTTAGGTGGGCCAGAAGTATGTCAGTCCATCACTTTCATGTCAGACCAACAAAAG GGACTTATGCTTGCTATACAGGAGATGTTACCTGGAGCAGAACAAAGATTCTGCATGCGCCATTTGTACGCcatttttaggaaaaaatttggtgggaagaaattgaagaatttAATGTGGCGGGCTGCTGTGAGTACATATCCCCAAGCTTGggaaagagaaatgaaaaatatcaaagAAGCCAATCTTGAGGCTTACAAATACCTCATAGCCATTCCACCAAG ATTTTGGTCCAGATCTAGGTTCACAAGTCAAGCCATCTGTGACACTCTAGTAAACAACATGAGTGAAGCCTTCAACAGTGTCATAATTGATGCAAGGACTAAACCAATTGTATCAATGCTAGAGGACATCAGAATTTATTTGATGAAGAGGTGGGCCAAAAACCGGAAGAAGGTGAAAGCTTTTAAAG TTGGTCAGGAGAAAAGATTTTTGAAGTCAAGCACATTTCACTTATTGGAGAGAAGTACAAAGTCAACATTGACACACCAATGCACGTGCAGGAAATGGATGCTCAGTGGTATTCCTTGTTGCCATGCACTTGCTGCAAtgaggtttttaaatttaaatgcaGAGGAGTTCATACCACACTGGTTCAGAATTTGCACTTATGAAGAAACATACCACTCCATAATCTATCCAGTGAATGGACAGCTGCTGTGGGAGAGGACTTCCTACAATGATGTCCAACCCCCCCTCAAAAGGAGATTACCTGGGAGGCCAAAGAAAAAGAGGAGATTGGAATAG
- the LOC114163945 gene encoding peroxidase 55, giving the protein MKIITRIFLMVFLLALTMLISKGEGQLSENFYNSSCPNVESIVSQAVTNKFTQTITTGQATLRLFFHDCFVEGCDASVIISSPNGDAEKDYTENLSLPGDGFDTVIKAKQAVEATCPGVVSCADILALATRDVIGLLGGPSFKVELGRRDGLISKASRVEGNLPKASFNLDQLNALFQKNGLTQTDMIALSGAHTVGFSHCDQFANRLYSFSSSNSVDPTLDATYAQELMAECPRNPDPTVAVALDPQTRSVFDNVYYQDLVSGKGLLSSDQVLFSDAASQPTVVRFANNAADFNEAFVAAIRKLGRVGVKTGKDGEIRRDCTTFNS; this is encoded by the exons atgaagatcaTCACTAGGATTTTTCTAATGGTTTTTCTGTTGGCTCTCACGATGCTTATATCTAAGGGGGAAGGCCAATTATCAGAGAATTTCTATAACTCATCTTGTCCAAACGTGGAATCCATCGTGTCCCAAGCAGTTACTAACAAGTTTACTCAGACCATCACAACTGGACAAGCAACCCTGCGTTTGTTTTTCCATGATTGCTTTGTTGAG GGATGTGATGCCTCTGTGATAATTTCGTCTCCAAATGGGGACGCAGAGAAGGATTACACGGAAAATCTTTCACTACCAGGAGATGGGTTTGACACTGTGATCAAGGCAAAGCAAGCAGTGGAAGCTACATGCCCCGGTGTGGTCTCATGCGCAGACATTTTGGCACTAGCCACCAGAGACGTCATAGGCTTG CTTGGAGGTCCTTCATTCAAAGTAGAGCTTGGACGCAGAGACGGGTTAATTTCGAAGGCATCTCGCGTAGAAGGAAACCTCCCGAAAGCGAGCTTCAACTTGGACCAACTCAACGCGCTTTTCCAGAAGAACGGTCTCACCCAAACGGATATGATAGCCCTCTCCGGGGCCCACACCGTGGGATTTTCGCACTGCGATCAGTTCGCGAACCGTTTATACTCGTTCTCATCGTCCAATTCGGTGGACCCCACTCTGGACGCCACCTACGCTCAGGAACTGATGGCGGAGTGCCCCAGAAACCCCGACCCCACCGTAGCGGTGGCGCTGGACCCGCAGACCCGTTCGGTGTTCGACAATGTGTATTACCAAGACCTGGTGTCGGGAAAAGGGCTACTGAGCTCGGACCAGGTGCTGTTCTCGGACGCCGCGTCGCAGCCCACGGTGGTTCGGTTCGCGAACAACGCGGCGGACTTCAACGAAGCGTTTGTGGCGGCCATCAGGAAGCTGGGAAGGGTCGGAGTGAAGACTGGGAAAGATGGGGAGATAAGGAGAGACTGCACGACCTTCAATTCATGA